One SAR202 cluster bacterium DNA window includes the following coding sequences:
- a CDS encoding ribbon-helix-helix protein, CopG family yields the protein MRTTIRLNDELLREAKKIAAESGTTLTSVIEDALREALARRRAKPTREWITLPTDKGGGVMPGVDLNDSKALWELTDKDHAVP from the coding sequence ATGAGGACTACAATCCGGTTAAACGACGAGCTGCTGCGCGAGGCGAAGAAGATCGCCGCCGAGAGCGGCACGACCTTGACGAGCGTCATAGAGGACGCGCTCAGGGAGGCCCTCGCGCGGAGGCGGGCGAAGCCGACGCGCGAGTGGATCACACTACCCACGGACAAGGGTGGTGGCGTGATGCCCGGCGTGGACTTGAACGACTCCAAAGCATTGTGGGAACTAACGGACAAAGATCATGCAGTGCCCTGA
- a CDS encoding type II toxin-antitoxin system VapC family toxin — MQCPDVNILVYSFREDAVDHGLFKKWLEGLVNGDEAFGMSDLVLGGFLRVVTSPKIFHPPTSIDHALTFVEGIRSSPNCMVVAPGPRHWDIFARLCRTASVKGPMVTDAYLAALAIESGCEWVTMDGDYARFTGLRWRRPF; from the coding sequence ATGCAGTGCCCTGACGTCAACATACTGGTCTACTCATTCCGCGAAGACGCCGTCGATCACGGCCTTTTCAAGAAGTGGTTGGAAGGCCTCGTCAATGGTGACGAGGCCTTCGGAATGTCCGATCTAGTGCTAGGCGGTTTCCTGAGAGTTGTCACAAGCCCGAAGATATTCCATCCCCCAACGTCGATAGACCATGCGCTAACATTCGTTGAAGGGATAAGGTCCAGCCCAAACTGCATGGTCGTAGCGCCAGGACCGAGGCACTGGGATATATTTGCGCGGCTTTGCCGGACAGCAAGCGTAAAGGGTCCTATGGTCACCGACGCCTACCTCGCCGCCCTCGCCATCGAGTCCGGCTGCGAATGGGTCACGATGGACGGCGACTACGCCCGCTTCACCGGCCTCCGCTGGCGCCGCCCCTTCTGA
- the polA gene encoding DNA polymerase I, with protein MTLPGGKNALFGDTPKLILIDGHAMVHRAWHAIQQPLTIRTTGEDVRAVYGFTNSLLSSLKDLRPTHAAIAFDLPAPTFRHTQFAEYKAHRPPSPPELRAQFTRVRKLMQAFKVPVFEIAGFEADDVIGTLSRQAEEQKIETIILTGDSDTLQLVSPWVKVLMNRNVQERVMFDENKVRERYGGLGPEAVADYKALTGDTSDNIPGVPGIGPKTAQKLLLDYKSIEGIYAHLDEVKPPKAQQSLRDNREGAQRGKMLTTIVREAPVELDREKVRFWQYDRKEIVELLTEMEFFSVVPRIPDPKGDPAPVAAPTGQASLFDTADTSGQIAAVERAPRQAKYTIVDTLEKLDAMMKELDSPLGFAFDTETTALGAMEASLVGLSFANTSNEGWYVPVGHKAGTQIPMGEALERLKPVLANDHVPKYAHNANYDLTVLENHGVRVAGLVFDTMLGAHLVGRKAIGLKALALEMLGVEMTEIAALIGTGRKQITMADVEIQKAADYAAADADMTAQLKPLLEKEVAEKGARKALETMEMPLVPVLVKMQVNGVAIDSALLGEMAKELAAQIGEYETEIYQTVGHSFNIASSQQLGDVLFKELRLPETKKTKTGSFTTDAQALESLKQMIDSGTAAANVDPKAYKVLDLVLEYRQVTKLKSTYVDSLPEMVNKTTGLIHTSYHQAGSATGRVSSNEPNIQNIPIRTELGRRVRKAFIARAPGRTLLGADYSQIELRVLAHLSQDPGLLAAFKSGQDIHNATATMMFNVEPKQVTAEMRRIAKVLNFGVIYGLSPFGISQQTGINADEGKRFIDTYFGRYPGIREYIDRMKHQVRRTGYVETLMGRRRYIRR; from the coding sequence ATGACCCTGCCCGGCGGCAAGAACGCGCTCTTCGGCGATACGCCGAAGCTGATCCTCATCGACGGCCACGCGATGGTCCACCGCGCCTGGCACGCCATCCAGCAGCCGCTGACGATCCGCACCACGGGTGAGGACGTGCGCGCGGTCTACGGCTTCACCAACTCCCTCCTCTCCAGCCTCAAGGACCTCAGGCCCACGCACGCCGCCATCGCCTTCGACCTCCCCGCGCCCACCTTCCGCCATACGCAGTTCGCCGAGTACAAGGCGCACCGGCCGCCCTCCCCTCCGGAACTGCGCGCCCAGTTCACCCGCGTCCGCAAGCTGATGCAGGCGTTCAAGGTGCCCGTCTTCGAGATCGCGGGCTTCGAGGCGGACGACGTCATCGGCACCCTTTCGCGGCAGGCGGAGGAGCAGAAGATCGAGACGATTATCCTCACCGGCGACTCCGATACGCTGCAGCTCGTTTCGCCCTGGGTAAAGGTGCTCATGAACCGCAACGTGCAGGAGCGCGTGATGTTCGATGAGAACAAGGTGCGCGAGCGGTATGGCGGCCTGGGCCCGGAAGCCGTGGCCGACTACAAGGCGCTCACCGGCGATACGTCCGACAACATCCCCGGCGTCCCCGGCATCGGCCCCAAGACCGCCCAGAAGCTGCTCCTGGACTACAAGTCCATTGAGGGCATCTACGCGCACCTGGACGAGGTCAAGCCGCCAAAGGCGCAGCAGTCCCTCCGCGACAACCGCGAGGGCGCCCAGCGCGGGAAAATGCTGACCACGATCGTCCGCGAGGCGCCGGTGGAGCTGGACCGGGAGAAGGTGCGCTTCTGGCAGTACGACCGCAAGGAGATCGTTGAGCTGCTGACGGAGATGGAGTTCTTCTCCGTCGTCCCACGCATCCCCGACCCGAAGGGCGACCCCGCCCCCGTCGCCGCGCCCACAGGCCAGGCGTCGCTGTTCGACACGGCCGACACCTCCGGCCAGATCGCCGCCGTCGAGCGCGCGCCGCGGCAGGCGAAGTACACAATCGTCGACACACTGGAGAAGCTCGACGCGATGATGAAAGAGCTGGACTCCCCCCTCGGCTTCGCGTTCGACACGGAGACGACCGCACTGGGCGCGATGGAGGCGAGCCTCGTTGGCCTCTCGTTCGCCAACACGTCGAACGAAGGGTGGTACGTCCCCGTGGGCCACAAGGCCGGGACGCAGATCCCCATGGGCGAGGCGCTGGAGCGGCTGAAGCCGGTGCTCGCCAACGACCACGTGCCCAAGTACGCCCACAACGCCAACTACGACCTGACTGTGCTTGAAAACCACGGCGTGCGGGTGGCCGGGCTCGTCTTCGACACGATGCTCGGCGCGCACCTGGTGGGCCGCAAAGCAATCGGCCTCAAGGCGCTGGCGCTGGAAATGCTCGGCGTGGAGATGACGGAGATAGCCGCCCTCATAGGCACGGGCCGCAAGCAGATCACGATGGCGGACGTCGAAATCCAGAAGGCGGCCGACTACGCCGCGGCGGACGCGGACATGACCGCCCAGCTCAAGCCGCTTCTGGAAAAGGAAGTGGCGGAGAAGGGCGCGCGCAAGGCGCTGGAGACGATGGAAATGCCGCTCGTGCCCGTGCTCGTGAAGATGCAGGTCAACGGCGTCGCCATCGACTCGGCCCTGCTCGGCGAAATGGCGAAGGAGCTCGCCGCCCAGATCGGCGAATACGAGACCGAGATCTACCAGACGGTCGGCCACTCGTTCAACATCGCATCGTCGCAGCAACTTGGCGACGTCCTTTTCAAGGAGCTGCGGCTGCCGGAGACGAAGAAGACAAAGACCGGCAGCTTCACAACGGACGCGCAGGCGCTGGAGAGCCTGAAGCAGATGATCGATTCCGGCACGGCCGCGGCGAACGTGGACCCCAAGGCGTACAAGGTGCTCGACCTGGTGCTGGAGTACCGGCAGGTCACCAAGCTCAAGTCCACTTACGTGGACTCGCTGCCGGAGATGGTGAACAAGACTACCGGCCTCATCCACACCAGCTACCACCAGGCCGGCTCTGCCACCGGCCGTGTCTCCAGCAACGAGCCTAACATCCAGAACATCCCCATCCGCACGGAGCTCGGCAGGCGCGTGCGAAAGGCCTTCATCGCCCGTGCGCCCGGCCGGACCCTCCTGGGCGCGGACTACTCGCAGATTGAGCTGCGCGTCCTGGCCCACCTCTCGCAGGACCCCGGGCTGCTCGCCGCGTTCAAGTCGGGTCAAGACATCCACAACGCCACCGCCACAATGATGTTCAACGTGGAGCCCAAACAGGTCACTGCCGAGATGCGGCGCATCGCCAAGGTGCTGAACTTCGGCGTCATCTACGGCCTCAGCCCTTTCGGCATCAGCCAGCAGACGGGCATTAACGCTGACGAGGGCAAGCGCTTCATAGACACCTATTTCGGCCGGTACCCAGGTATCCGCGAATACATTGACCGCATGAAGCACCAGGTGCGCAGGACCGGCTACGTTGAGACGCTGATGGGCCGCCGCCGGTACATCCGGAGATGA